Part of the Zonotrichia albicollis isolate bZonAlb1 chromosome 2, bZonAlb1.hap1, whole genome shotgun sequence genome, GTTTAACCATTAGCTGCATCATGTAAACTCAGCCAGTTTCTGTATACACTAAATACATTCTTCCCCCTTACCCCTCCCAAAAATGAGGGATCTCTCTTCTGGATGATTCTTTTTCTCCTGTACCATGGTTTCCTCAAGTAGGAGTCTTTTTGTAGGTAATATCTTCATACTTGAACCGATGTGTGACAAAGCCAGTTGCAGAGATTCAGGAGTAATTTGTATGTACACAATTTACACTCTAAAGCTCTTAGTTGCATACTTTTTCTTGCTAGATCTTCATCCAGAACAGGAGGTGCTGGTGGCTTTTTGTCCCCCACTGAAACTCCCAACTTCGCAAAAATTTACTTGTTCACAAGCTGTTATTTTCAAACTAGAAGGATGTCCTCCTGCAGCAACAACCAAAGTAACTGAAGTTCTCTGCAGTAAGCCCATACTTCACACAATTTCAGTGTCTCCAGGTAACAGCACTAAGATACAGCACTCTCCTCCCTCACTCAACACAACTGGTAGACTAATAAAATACAACTGTTTGTCATCCAGAACTACTGACCTTCACTTGCCCTTACCCATGTACAGGGAACACAGTTTTCTTAAGATTCAGATTAAACCTTGTATTCAAGATTCAACAACTGTTTTCCAGGATTAATAGCCTGGGAAAAAGGAGTCTTAGATTTATTCTTGCTTCCACCTCCTACAAAACATTTTGTTAGAAGTTACAATGAGGCAGGTCTGCTGTGGAATAGGAGCTTTAAGAATTGTTCTCATGGATACATTCATAGAATGATGGCAGCCCAAAGCAAAAAGAGACAGAAACAAAGGTTAATCCAAGTAAGTTCAGACATCAGACTTGTACTTTGAAACCTGAAGAATAACTGTCTGTGAAACACACTGATTTGTGGAAGCCTACGACAACAGCAAATCCTAAGAGTTCATATCCCCACACCCATCTACCCAACCCAAACACTTACCACTTAGTTCTAGAAGAATGAAGAGCACTTTGCTTGGCACCAGAGGCAGCTATGGTCTGAGTTACAGCTGTGCTGCACCAACACCTTCAAATACAATACtatctctctctccctccacaTACTTCTCTTGGTTTGGTCTACAGATGGCCAGGGAGACTATGTCGGCATATGACAAGCCAATTGTGCTTCGATACATCCCCTTCTAGAAAGATGCCGGGCTGCCAACATAACCACCACGAGCAGGTCCTAGCTGTACTGAAAATGAGCTTTTGTCAGAACTAGGCTGCCTCTGGCCACGGGAACCGTTTGCATCTCTCCAGCCAGAGTCTGCCACCACGTGTTGCAAACGCAGGTGCTCGGGCCATGCAGACAGGCTGGCGTTGGCCACCTGCCCATCTCCAGGACTCCATTAGTGCAAACTCAGCAAAATAAGCAGCCGTTTTCCAGCACAGGTCTGTCAAGATGCACTCACACAAATGCTACACCCCTCTGTCAAAGAACGAGTAACTGTGTAGCAGCTGGTATAGTCATCCCTGGGGTATCAAAGACCACCCGATGTGCAGCGAGGGGTGCCATCCCTTGCCTCACCACAATTCCCCTTTTGGAATCCTTGGTTTCCAAGTCACCCTCTAATGACTGGACAGCACCTACTAACCAGATGTATGCTGCAATGCACACTACAGGTTGGAGGCTTTCAGAGCGGAAGAATTCAAGATGCAGATCTAAACTTGaaaaaacaaagaggaaaagaataCAGTTCAGCATCTACATGGGGGATGGGGCAGGTTGGTGTTGTCTCAGCTCAGTGCACTTTCCCAGATGCTTGGAGAAGAGTCCAAGCTCAAGTTGGTATTTATATTGGCATACATAAAATTGCTGGCAACAGTGCCTAGAAAGGAGCACTGGTATTCACGCAAACAAAGCATGAAAGGATGCAAAGCAGAGCTTAGTACAGTTTACTGTAGCCTCAAAGTTACAGTACTAGGAAGAAGCCAGCCAGCCTATTTTCCAAACCCATAAAATGCTCTAATATACGCTGCTTTCTCCGGTGCTCCACCAACACCCTCTCACCAGAGGAGAACTGCATTATTACTACTCaacaggggaaggggaaaataaTCTTCAAAGGAGCAAAACCACGCAGTTCTTCACCACCTCCTCCCAAAGGAGCTCATAAACACAGCAAGTCAAGCCAATCCCAAGCAAATCCAGGAGACCCTGCAAAGCTATGTGATTAGGGTCAGATTCATGTCTGCCTACTTAGCCTTGCTGCCTGGTTTCCTCAACCCTTACATCTGTCACCACAGATTCAGTAGCTGTAACAAAGTCATCTGGAGACAGGTGCTTGCTTTATGTCATCAAAGCTGGTAAGGTGGTCACAGTCACTTTTTCCATCCCAACAACACAGATAAACTAACTCTCAATGAGCCCTGCAGAATTTCACCCATTTTAAAAGCAAGGGTGTTGCCTCAGGATCTGTATTTTTACAAGGTTATTCTTGCCAACACCAGATCTAGCTCTTGCTCTGGCAAAAGTCTGCTGGGAGTTGGgtaaatgaaaataagaaaaaacaaagaccACTCTAAATCCTCCTCTCAGTCAGTTAAGAAGTGTAGCACCAGCTTGGGTGaggagtattttaaaaaaagcatccAAAAAGATCAGCCCAGGCAGAGTGAAAAGGTATGGAAAAGAAGCCCACCCTTCTCAGCAAAAGATGGAGGAAAAAGCCATACTCAAAAATATTGGGAAGAACTAAATATACTTTTTTGAGGTGGGggaattaaaggaaaaatgggaagtACTGAAGTAACATTCAAAGGTTGGGGGACAGTAAAGTACCCTGTAGGTTATAAAAAACACAATAATGTAGGAGTCAAAGGACAAGATATTGCTTTGCCTTTTCCCCCCCATTGGGTTTACATTCTGCTTACTGAAAGAATAATTCTGAAGGAAACTTGTCATCAGGATAACCTGCTCAAGCCCTCCACACCTCAAACTTAAAAGAGATCTGCACACCTTTTCCCaccccaacaaaaaaaaaaaaaaaacccaaaaaaaaccaaaaaaacaaaaacaaaaaatcagccCCCCTGccctcaaaaaacaaaaaacaccagaAAGGagagctcaaaaaaaaaatccaaaaccaaccaaaacccaaccccaaaCATGATTGGACAATCCTTGGAAGAAGCATTACATTTTGCTGGAGAGaggtcaaggaaaaaaaaaataagatgaaGGGGTGGagttaaaacaaaaatccataacaaaacaaaaatccaaccaaccaatcaaaaaaaaaaaaaaaaaaaagaggcctCTCTTTCCTTATTTGGCGACAAGCAAGTGCAAGAAAGTGTCCGCTGGGGTTTTGTTCAGTTGTCGTTCTTTTGCACATCTGCGTTCTGGCCAAGACAAGGGGCTTTGAGGTTTTTCTGCAGCACGTGCGCGTCTGCCGGCTCTATCCTCTTGTAGTAGTTCTTCTTCGTCTCAATGATCTCAAAGCCAAACTTTCTGTAGAAGTCAATTGCAGACTCGTTGCTGATCTGCACATGCCTGGGACAGATCATAGAGATGGGGGTCAGTAATCTGCCTCTAGACTCAGAATGGTCAAAGACAAGAAAAGCAGCTAGACAGATAGAGACAGGAACAGCGGTGTAAATCCAAGACTGGAAATGTTCATCTTCCCAATTCAATTCTGGGCTAACACTCAGCTCCTGGATGGCCCATGGTTGTCAACAGTAGTAAAGGTTTCCCCTCAGTAAAACTCTTTCAAGGAACACAAAATAGCAGAGAGACTCTGAAGTGTTATTACTTCAgtaatttcaatttttcttcatcttaTTAAAGCAATATGGCAGATATTCAGTGGAAATATTTAACAGTTTCACTATAAAGCCAACTTTAACCTGCTGTGGTAACCCTTTGCAGATGACCAGAGGAGTTGTCTCAGGGATGACCAACACACTGTAACATACAACTGGCAATAGTGTTTGATATTCTTTTAACACCTTGCTTTACTCTAAACACTCCTCTCTCCTCACAAAAAGCTGTAATACAAAGAAGTCCTATGGATTTACAAAGTCTTTTCCCTTGTATTTACTTCCCCTAGAGTTTTACATATTTTGCTAGTGTGTTTCAAGGACTCCAAAACAAACAGCCATCAGCTCTTTATCCTGAGTGATTAGGACATTTATTTGCACaagtttcattaaaaaaaaaaacacaaaaaacccccccaaaaaaaaaaaccacaaaaaaaaaaaaagaaaaaaagggaaaaaagaaataaaaatgtttctatcAATAAAAGGCATTCATTAAACACTTCCAAAATTCAGTGGACACTGCACAACTTAATTAATCACTTTGTCATGACAACACACTGCATAACCATAGAACCAAAGTAACTGTGGAAGCAacagcagaacaaaacaaaagatcTTAGTGTTAAGCCCAATAAGCACCAAAAAGCTATAAGGGAACGTTATTGTAATGACAAATTTAGGCAGTGATCTCAAATTTGATGCTAAACTGCATAATATGTTCAAATAGAAAATGTACAAGCAATAGACATAGTAATAAAATCAATGGGCCACTAAAAGAACTTTAGTCCAATTTTGGGGGCTATTTATTGTCATGCCATAATCCTTGGCCTAGGAACTATAAAGAAGGATTatgaaggatttgggggttttttttgtattaaaacCAGCAAACAGTTCCTTCACTGTGCACACAGTAAGATGCAAAAGCAAAAAGGACAGCCCCTGTCCCATTATGCAGGCACCTCGGAAGTTTTACCACTTCTcctgaggcaggagagcaggagggaatATGAGCCAAAGGCAACTTTACTCAGACACCTCTTTGAAGCACGTTCCTCTTACAAAGGTGGCACaaagcaacagcagcagaggaTGTGGAAGAGTCCACACCTCCATGGCAGAAGTGGACTGAGTTTGAGGAGAAAGTCACTCCATTTACAGCGATATCAGTGTATAAACACTCCTCACACAGCATCTTCCACAGGCCTGCCAAGTATCCAGGGTGTAGTTCTGTGGCAGTGTAAGTCCATCCAGGCTGTAcctgctgtggggctgtccccagcagtgcaTTGTGCTTGCACTGGTGTGATGGCCGAGGTAGTGACGGACAAGGAGGAGTTGGCTCAGAGAAGCATCAGGCCAAGAACTGCCATCAAACCAAACTCACTTGCTCACCACACAGATACCAATGCACACCAAAAAGCACAAGTGTGAAACCAGCAGCAAAGGACAAGCACAGTTTTGGCATGTATGGATTTCAGACTCTTTCCACGGGGACTGCTGGTACTGCCCTCTACTCCAGTGCTTGTTCTCTTGCCTGCATCATGCCAAGTGCTtacacagattttaaaaataaccaaaactAAGCACAAgaaaaccacccccaaaacccaaaaccacagtagaagaaaaaaaaccaacacccaAAAAACAGTTTCCCCAGTTGGGTCAGGGCACTGATCTAGTTTATTGTGTTGCTGCACAAAGAGCTGACTGGCAGTGTGCAAGAATGGGAATAGCAGTTGGGCCTTACTACTGAATGGAGTAAACTTTCAGTGCTTGCAAACATCTCTAATATTCCAGAGTGCTGCACCACAGAGTGCTGTCATAAAAGACAGAAAGCAAAAGCATCAAAACTGTATTTAAGACTTGCAGTATTTTCCATTCTGAAGATGACCTtgtataataaaaataaaatcctttttaaaaaaattttttttggtcTTACAGTGTAATTTTGCTCTAGAACATAATTCTGTAACTAAACTACTTTCAAATTCAGCAAATCTGCAGAACCCTTTCTAAATCAAGCAGCTTTTGGTTTTCCCAGCATTACACAACAAACCCAGAACATGACCCCTGGCTTTCCTGCTATGTTCCATGACCCCACAAAAGTACACACTAAACCCACACTTGGATCTCCATCCCTTTGCTCCCATATCTATCTTTGTCATCTCTCAAAAAACACATGAGTATAACTCATTTACTTACAGATAGATGTTGTCAAAAGTGCCATCTTTTTCACAGATGTTTAAGACATGATTCAACATTTTAGTTCCTGCCAAAAGATAAAGAGATACTTAAGAAAACTAGAAGGGCATGATTTGGTCTGTACTTAGCTAGGTGCTTCCTTGAGGAGAGGCAGGTTGTCTGTAGGTAGACTAAAATGATAAAGTGTGAAAATTAGGAAAGGCAAATAAAACATGATGTGTAAATATTTCATTCTGTCTCTGATTGCTCATAAACCTTAATTCATTATTTCTttgaagaggaaataaaaatcacaaCAAACCAGAAGCATATGTAAAAATCAGCTTATTTTAATACTAGTTTCAAGGTCTCAAACTCAGCTCAAAATACAGCCAAAATATTGTATAAAGCAGTGAGGGCACTGGTAAGCTTTTCTACTAAACACCtagtaaaataatttaaaataaagttatCTTGTTATTCCAGTTTGTCAAGGCAAAGAGGTTACTATAGGTCTTGATTAAGCTGTCCTATGGGTTTGCAATGTGGAACAAAGAACTAAATGCAATATAGACAAAAAGAAGGTGCTACCCCTGAGCAGAAATAATCAGTAGTGATAAAGACAAAATGAATATAAAGCTCCTATATTTAGAAGAGTGAATTTAGAAGAGAGAAGCCAATGAAGGAATGTTGTGTTCGACTTACATATGACTTGCATACTGGCCACATATCTCTGACATATTTCATCTCTCTCTGCAACAATTTTCACATCCATAGAAGCAGAGTATTTACATCACAGTATGATAATATGATTAAGATTAAAGTAACCTGAAATCCTGAATTAAAAATTTCTACAAAAGGTTCATTTCTGAAAGGCAGGGAAGAATGAACACATGATAAATCATACTCTTTCCCCCAAGACCCTTCCAAAGAAATCAGCAGTAACTTGGTGAAAGGTCTGAAAGAGCATTTAAAAAGCTGGACAGCAACGTGGTTTCTTTGATGCCTCAGACACAAAAGAAGACCCCTCTTTACCTATTCCTAGCCTTCGGTAGGGTGCCAGGCATCCAAGTGTCATGATGTACAGTCTCTTCTGGTTCTGGGAGTGATCCACCCTACAGCACACTGCTCCCACTGCAATATCATTGAAATAGGCTGCCAGGGAGGGAAACAAAGGATTAGCAGAAACAAGGCTCAAACTACACATACAGCTCCTTCATATACACCCTGGATctttctccctcccctctcGTTAATTCTCCTACCCAGATAAAATAACATACATTGTGGATTCACACTTGGAATGAAGTAACTAGTGCTGTTTTGACACACTAGTTGTGTCAACACTTTTGATGAGTGGTTGCTCATCACTGTTCACACCAACCAGCAATGGCATCAGGGTAAGCTGCAATACAAAACTGCTGTCCTCTGGAACAGAAAACGTGCCTATTCCCAGTGGAGGTAATCTAGTCAGAACACAGACCCTCTGTGGCTTCTCTGAGGCTCTTAAACAGTTATTTTTCATGATGTAAAACAACTAAATAGAAGGAGCTGCTATTTAAAACCATTATGGATAGCAATGCTGACCACTTCTGCCACCACAGCCCACAATTACTGGCAAGAACATTTGTACCTAGTTTGGCAAGTTCGCCAACCTCCAGTACATCCTTGTAGAACTTG contains:
- the NAA50 gene encoding N-alpha-acetyltransferase 50 isoform X1 translates to MSDVKHVLICSSSRIELGDVTPHNIKQLKRLNQVIFPVSYNDKFYKDVLEVGELAKLAYFNDIAVGAVCCRVDHSQNQKRLYIMTLGCLAPYRRLGIGTKMLNHVLNICEKDGTFDNIYLHVQISNESAIDFYRKFGFEIIETKKNYYKRIEPADAHVLQKNLKAPCLGQNADVQKNDN
- the NAA50 gene encoding N-alpha-acetyltransferase 50 isoform X3, with protein sequence MKGRIELGDVTPHNIKQLKRLNQVIFPVSYNDKFYKDVLEVGELAKLAYFNDIAVGAVCCRVDHSQNQKRLYIMTLGCLAPYRRLGIGTKMLNHVLNICEKDGTFDNIYLHVQISNESAIDFYRKFGFEIIETKKNYYKRIEPADAHVLQKNLKAPCLGQNADVQKNDN
- the NAA50 gene encoding N-alpha-acetyltransferase 50 isoform X2, which translates into the protein MKGSRIELGDVTPHNIKQLKRLNQVIFPVSYNDKFYKDVLEVGELAKLAYFNDIAVGAVCCRVDHSQNQKRLYIMTLGCLAPYRRLGIGTKMLNHVLNICEKDGTFDNIYLHVQISNESAIDFYRKFGFEIIETKKNYYKRIEPADAHVLQKNLKAPCLGQNADVQKNDN